The genomic DNA GCGCCGATTCCGCCCCCTCGTCGTCAACCAACGTGGGGTTGCGGAAGTAGTCCGCCACTGCAGCCCGCTGGGGGTCGTCCATAGCGGTAACGATCCACAACACCAGGAACATGGCAAACATCGCCGTCATGAAGTCGGCGAAGGCCACCTTCCACGAGCCCCCATGGTGGCCGCCGACCACCTTCTTGACCCGCTTGACGACGATCGGCCGGGTCCGGTTGTCCTCAAAGCCCGCCATCGGCCTAGGTGCTCTCCCCCTTCACGTGGTTCTCGAGCTCCTCGAAGCTGGGCCGCTCCGCCTCGTACATCGCCTTGCGCCCGAACTCCACTGCCACCACCGGCTTGTAACCGTTGAGGATGGCCATGATGGTCACCTTGATGACCTCAAGGTACTTGGCCTTCTCCCGGGCACGGTGTTCCATGGCCACGCCCAGGGGCCCAACGATGGAATAGCCGGCCAGGATACCGATGAAGGTACCGATCAGCGCCGCCGCCACCAGGGAGCCGATCTGCTGCACCGGCCCGTCGATCTCGCCCATGGCAATGACGATGCCGAGCAGCGCAGCGATGATACCGAACCCCGGCAGGGCGTCCGCCACGCGGTTCACCGCGTGCGCCGGCAGCTCCGCCTCCTCGTGGTGCGTCTCCAACTCCACATCCATCAGGTTTTCCAGCTCGAAGGGGTTCATGTTGCCCCCCACCATCAGGCGCAGGTAGTCACACAGGAAGTGCAGCGCGTCAGGATCCTTCAGCACGGAGGGGTATCTCTGGAAAAGCTCGCTCTCGTGGGGTGCGTCCACGTCCTGCTCGATGGAGAGCAGGCCGTCCCGCTGGGTCTTCTGGAACACCTCGTAGAGCAGGGCCAGCAGGTCCATGTAGTGCTGCTTTCGGTACGGCGGCCCACCCATGATCTTCGGCACGCTGCTCACAACGTGCTTAATCACCTTCATCGGGTTGGCGATGAGGAAGGCCCCACCCGCCGCCCCGAAGATAATCAGCACTTCAAAGGGTTGCCAGAGTACCGCCAGATTGCCCCCGTGGGCGGTATAACCGACCATGACGGAGACGAGAACGATGATGATGCCGAGAATTAGCTTCATGGGTTCGGGGCCGTCCCGTCCGTTTACCTGATTCTGCCGCGCATGTGTGGCGCGCCAGTATATACTAGCGGCCAATCCGCCCCAATTATTAGGGATAATGACGGGAGCGCCGCCGAATGAGCATGACCACACCGAACCGACTGCTGGACTGGGTGGAGCGCCTCGACGGCGAGGTCCTGCCCCGCCACCCTGCCCTGGCCCCGGACTTCGGTGCCACCAGCGCCCAGCTCACCTGGCAGTTGCAACAGGACCCGGCAGCGGTACTGGGCCTGCTACGGCGGGCGAGCAGCGTGCGCCACCGGCACCTGGATTCCCGCCTTGAGGGTACGGAGGAGGCGCTGATCATGCTGGGCCGAAACGGCATTGAGGCCAGCTGGTCCGAATTGCCCCGGGGGGACGAACTGCTCTCCGGCCCCGCGCTGGAGCGTTACTTCCGCTGCCACGCCAGGGCCGTGCACGCCGCCCGTCAGGCCCAGGAATGGGTGCGGCAGCGCCACGACCTGCGCCCCAGTGAAGTGGCGGACGCGACCCTGCTGAGGCATGTCGGGGAGTTGATGTTGCGTGCGCACGCGCCCCAGACCATGGCGGAGGTGGATGCCCTCGCCGCCGATCCACGGCTGGATGCCGAGGCGGAGACTGCAGTGCTCGGTTTCACCCTGCAGGACCTGGCGGTCAGCCTGGGCAACCGGTGGCGACTGCCCCATCTGGCGCTGGAGGATCTCAGCGGCGTGCGCCCGTTATCGCAACGCACTCAGGCGCTTTCCCTCGCGCTGCGCCTGGCGCGAGTGGCAGAAACCGAACTGGCCTCGGCGCAGCTGCCGGCCATGTTCGACGCCCTGGATGCTTACCTGGGTGGCGAACCCGGGCACGCCCGCGCCACGACCCTGGAGACCGCGCGCACCATTCACGCACAGACGCCGGACCCGGTGGGCTGGAGCCCGACCCTGGGGCTGGATGACCGCCCTACTGCACCACCGGGTACCCCCGGGTTTTGCCTGGCACCCCGCCCGGATATCCGCGCGCGGGTGGAGGACGAACTCCGAAACAGCGAATTTGACCGGGCCCGGCTGGAGCTGCTCACCCGTCACCGACTGGATAACCGCGAAGCCGTGATGATCAGTCTCATCCTTACGGGACTGCACGACGGCTTGGGGTTGAACCGCACACTCTTTCTCCGCCCCTCCCGGACGGGCGGCGAGTTGCAGCTCTATCTGCAGCGAGGGGCGCTCGGCGACCCCCGACTCCATGAATTGACCGTGTCGACGGCGGCCTCGCCGCTGCTCCGGGAGATCACCGCAAACCCGCCCGCCTATCGCATCTGCCAGGCGGAACGGGCGGAGGATCGCCTACCGGGGGCGCTGCAGACCTTCAATGGGGGCCAGCCCTGCCTGTTGGCTGCCATCCCGGTCCATGGGCGCCTCGCCGGCGTGATATACGCGGACCGACACTTTCCCGATTGCCGGCTGACCGCGGCGGTCGCCCGGGAATTCCGCCGGATCTGTGAGTTGGGCTCCCAGCGCCTGCAGGCGCTCGCCGAAGAGAAGCACCACCTCAGTTGACACGACCGCGCCCGCGCGGCCATGCGCATCCAGTTGGCGAGGCGGTGGCTTCAGCCCGGAGGCCACTTGAGCTTGCGCCCGCCCACCACGTGCAAGTGCAGATGGAACACCTCCTGACCCGCATCCGCATTGCAATTCATCACCGTGCGGTACCCCTTCTCCGCCACGCCCTCCTGCCGGGCCACGTGCGCGGCCGCCCGGTAGAGCTGGCCAATGAGGGCTTCGTCCTCGATCTGGATATCGTTGACCGTGGCGATATGCTTTTTCGGTATTACCAGCACGTGCAGCGGCGCCTGCGGATTGATATCCCGGAAGGCCAGGACGTCGTCGGTTTCATGGACCACATCCGGTTTCAGCTCGCCCGATACCATGCGGCAGAAAAGGCAGTCGCTCATATTCAGCTCCTGAATCCAGGTCGTTCGGCGCGCCGGGTTCGTCGGGCTCAATCGTAATCCCGACGGCCGGCGAAGGCGTGGGACAGCGTGCCGCTGTCCACGTACTCCAGTTCACCACCCATAGGCACACCATGGGCAATGCGGGTGGTGCGTACGCCGTGCTCGTGCGCCAGTTCCGCGATGTAGTGGGAGGTGGCCTCACCCTCGACAGTGGGGCTGGTGGCGAGGATCACCTCCTGGACCTCGCCCCCGGCCAGCCGCTCCTCAAGAAGGTCCAGCCCCAGCGCCTCGGGGCCGACGCCATCCAGCGGAGAAAGACGCCCCATCAGCACAAAATAAAGCCCGCGGTAGCCGGTAGCCTGCTCCAATGCAAAGACATCCGCCGGGCCCTCCACAATGCAGAGCAACCCGCGATCACGTTTGTCGCTGCTGCAAAGGCCGCAAACCGGCTCCTCGGTGAGGACGCGGCATTGCCGGCACTGCCCCACCTGGTCCACCGCGTCACGGATGGCACCGGCCAAGCGGCGCCCCCCGTCCCTTTCCCGCTGCAACAGGTGGAAGGCCATGCGCTGTGCCGAGCGCGGCCCCACGCCGGGTAGGCAGCGCAGGCTCTCGATGAGCTGGTCGATCAGCGGCGAGTAGCGCATCGCCTCAGAAAGGCATCTTGAAACCCGGGGGCAGGCCCATGCCCTCGCTCAGCCCGGACATGCGCGACTGGCTCTCCTGCTGCAGCTTGTGCACGGCATCGTTGAAGGCCGCGGCAACCAGGTCCTCGACCATCTCGCGGTCGTCTTCGAAGAGACTGGGGTCGATGTTGACCCGACGGGCCTCATGCTTGCCGTTGATGGTCACGGAGACCATGCCGCCACCGGACTCGCCGGTGACTTCCATCTTGGCGATCTCTTCCTGGGCCTTTTGAAGCTCCTGCTGGAGCTTCTGGGCCTGCTTCATCATGTTACCGATTCCGCCCCTCATCACTTGATCCTCATATCGGGGGTTGCAGTTGAATCTGACTCAGGCCCCGTCGTGGGGCCTGATAGTGTCCGGCAGTAGTTCCGCGCCGAAGCGCTGGCGCAGCCCGGCGACGTTCGGGTCCTGTTCCAGCGATGCCTGCGCGGCACGCAGCCGCTCTGCCCGCTCCCGGCGAGCCACCGCTGCCGGCGTCTCACGCTGTGGCGCGCCCTGGCGGATGTCCAGGCGGACCGCCCGCCCCAGGGCTTCGCCAAGCACGGCGCTGAACTCGGACTCCAGACCCGGAGTACGCAGCATCTCGTGCTGTTCGTCCAGCCGAAGGATAACACGGCCCTCCTCCTCGCCGACCCACTCGCAGTGGGCCGCAAACTGGCGGAGAGCGCCTTCCAAGGGCAGCGCGCGCGCCGTCCAGGGCCAGTTATCGGCGGTGATCTCCAGTGGCTGGCCCGGCGCTGACGTGACCGGCGCGACCGTCGTGCCGTCCTCCCCTTCGGCATCGTCCGGCCGTGCAGGTTCCGCGGCCAAGGGCGCATCGGCCTGCGGCGACGCAAGCGGCTCTCCCCAGGGTGGGGGCTCGTCATCGGTTGGTGGCGGGCCCTCCGCCCAGGGCGGCGGCTCCGGGGCGTCCGGCTCCGGCGCCACCCCTTCCGGGGCCGGCTGGGCATCAGCGGGCCCCGCCTTGGGGGGTTTGGTAGCCGACGGGGCTGGCCCGGTGGCCGGCCCTTGCGCGCTGCCGGTGGCCTCCGGCGCAATCTGGCCGCGTGCCGCGCGCATCAACGCCTCGCGCCGGCTGTCCAGGGGCGAGGCGGGCTGGTCGGGAGCGTCGGCCCCGCTTGCCGTTGCCCCGCCGACTTCCGGCTTCTCCGGCCGTGCCGGTTGCGTTGCCGGGGCAGCCGCCTCGCCCGCCGCCGCTTTCGGAGCCGTGCCGGGTTCGGCCGCGGCGCCCGGCTCGGCTTCGACAACCACCCCCACCGGCTGGAATGCCAGCATGCGGAGCAAAACCATCTCGAAGCCGGTCCGCGCTTCCGGTGCCAGGGGCAGGTCACGCCGGCCGTTAAGCGCCAGTTGGTAGTAGAGCTGCACATCCTCTGCAGGCAGGCGGGCTGCCAATGCCTTCAGCCGCTCCGCGTCCGGCTGGTCCTCGGGTACCGCGCCGGGCACCACCTGGCAGAGGGCCACCTGGTGCAGGCAGTGGAGCATCTCGTCGAGGGCATCACCGAAGTCCGGTGCCCGCTCACTCATCCGGGCGGTCACCTGGAGCAGGGCCTGACCGTCGCTGTCGGCCAGTGCTTCCAGCGCCTCCAGCACGAACCCCCGGTCGATGGTGCCGAGCATGGCGCACACCTCACCTTCGCGCACGCAGCCCGCGCCAAAGGCAATGGCCTGGTCCAGCAGTGACAGGGCGTCGCGCATGCTGCCCTGCGCGGCCTGACCGAGCCGGGCCAGGGCGGCAGGCTCCGCTTCCAGCTGCTCCTGGTCGACGACCGTGCGCAGGTACTCCGCGATCAGGCTGCCGGGCAGGTTCTTCAGATTGAACTGCAGGCAGCGTGACAGGATGGTGACCGGCAGCTTCTGAGGGTCAGTGGTGGCCAACAGGAACTTTACGTGCGGCGGCGGCTCTTCCAGGGTCTTCAGCAGCGCATTGAAGCTGTGCCCGGAGAGCATGTGCACTTCGTCGATCAGATAGATCTTGTAGCGGCCACGGGTGGGCGCGTACTGCACGTTGTCCAGCAGCTCGCGGGTATCTTCCACTTTGGTCCGCGATGCCGCATCCACCTCGATCAGGTCGACGAAACGGCCGGCGTCCAGCTCGAGGCAGGCATCACACTTACCGCAGGGCTCCGCCGCGACGCCCTGCTCGCAGTTCAGGCACTTGGCCAGGATCCGGGCCACCGTGGTCTTGCCCACCCCGCGGGTACCCGTGAACAGGTAGGCGTGGTGCAGGCGCTGCTGCTCCAGGGCGTTGATCAGGGCGCGCAGCACGTGCTCCTGACCGGCCATCTCGGCAAAGGTGCGCGGTCGCCACTTACGGGCGAGTACCTGGTAAGCCATGGTTTCCTGCTGTCTGCGAAGCGAGGCTACAAAGTGTACGGGCGGCGGCGATACAGTGCCACTGATAGGGCAGTGAGCCGACGTGGGGGAGGATAGATGGAGGCGGCGGATACCAGCCACACCCCGGCGCCCGAGTCCACCGCTGCCGCTGCTCCCTTCCGGGCCTGACGGAATTCACGGTTTATCGTCGCGAGGGGACCGGCACCACCGCCATAGTAGCGGTCCGGTTGGTGCGGACCCTGCCTTGGGCAGGCAGGTCGAAGACGTTAACATGACAGCCCCGCCAGGCCAAGGGCCGGGCCAGCCGACCGACGATGGGACCGCAACCGCCATGCGTAAAAATCCGCTAACCTACCTGCTGATCGGCATCGTTCGCTTCTACCAGTACGTCATCTCCCCGATGATCGGTCCGCGTTGCCGCTATTGGCCCACCTGTTCGGCGTATGCGGTGGAGGCCCTGCAATTGCATGGCCCGTTTCGCGGCGGGTGGCTGGCCCTGCGGCGGTTTCTGCGGTGCCACCCCTGGGGCGGGCACGGCGTCGACCCGGTACCCGGTAGCGAGGGCCGCACCACCGGGCCGTGTCGTTGCGCCCCGCCCGAAGACCGGAAGCCCGGGCATCACCGGGATGCCTGATACCCCGAATGCCCGTGAAATCAGCCCCTGGCGCCACCCTGGCGCAAATGGGCGCGGAAGATATAGCGGCGCACCGCGTTCTGCACCCGACTGTCGTGCGCGTCCAGGTTCAGCACCAGGCGGTGGCGACGGCGCTGACCGGGGGCCAGGTTGACCCGCAGCGGCAACGGGACCTCGTCGGGCAGCAACAATTCCAGTTCGGGCACGTTCACCGGCCGCCCCCGGCGCGGTAACACCCCCTCCGGCAGCGCGATACCGCTGGCGGAGATATCCAGCACCGGGGTACAGCCCGGCTGCCCCGCCCTGCCCCGGAGGCAGACCTCGTCACCCTGGGGCTGAATACGCAACGCCCGCGGTTTCCGGCGTTCATCGCGGATCTCGGGCGGCCCCACTTCCAGGTGCATCGGTTCGTGGCCACCGCCACGAATCCGCACTGGAAAGTGATAACTGAAGGCGGCGTGGCGCCCGATGATTTCCAGGCTGTCCTCGGCAAAATAGGACCAGAATGCCGAGGCATCTCCCTGCGGCATTAACCGACAAAGAAGATCGGAATTCTCGGCACGCTCCGCCGGTGCCTGCCAGAGGGCGCTCAGAAAGGCGCGCTCCTCCGCAGTGAGCTGGCTATTTGGTCTGACCACAATGGGCCCCTCAGGTATGGCTAATACCCTGATTTTAGTCTGCAACCAGCCGGTCTGCCGCCCATGACCGCGGCCTGGTGCACAGCCGGGGCCCCGGGAATTGCAGACCGGGGCCGCAAAAAGCATAATGCGCGCGACATTAAACCGTCACCCGACGCTAGACCAATCAAAATCAAGAGAGGTCACCCGTGAGCCAGCAACACCTCGATACCGTGTTCCAGGAGTGGCAGGACAACGAAGCCCGTGCCGAGGAAATGATCCCCCTGCTCGGCACCCTCTACCGCAAGTACAACATCGTCACCTCGTTGTACGGCCGGTCTCTGATTAACCAGTCCGTGATACGCATTCTGAAGGATCACCGCTTCGTCAAGAAAATCGAGGGCACCGAGCTGTCCGTCTGCGACACGCTGCCCGTCGTGCGCACAATGGTCGCGCTGAACCTGGCGCCGGCGCACGTGGACGTGGGTAAGCTGGCCGTGGCCTTCAAGAACTCGGGCGAGGACGACGTGGAGGCCTTCCTGCGCCGCGAGCTGGCCGACATCGTCGACGGCCACGATCCGGAGGGCAACACCGGCGAGCCCAAGGACGTGGTGCTCTACGGCTTCGGCCGCATCGGTCGGCTGCTGGCCCGCATCCTGGTGGAAAAGGCCGGCGGTGGCAGCCTGCTGCGCCTGCGCGCGGTGGTGGTCCGCGGCAAGGGTGGCGACCTGGAAAAGCGTGCCAGCCTGCTCCGCCGCGACTCCGTGCACGGCCCGTTCGGGGGCTCCATCACCGTGGACGAGGCCAACAACACGCTGGTCATTAACGGCAACCGGGTGCGCTTCATCTACGCCGACGACCCGTCGGAGATCGACTACACCACCTACGGCATCGACAACGCCATCGTGGTGGACAACACCGGTAAGTGGCGGGACCGGGACGGCCTCTCTCAGCACCTGGCGTGCAACGGCGTCTCCAAGGTGCTGCTGACGGCCCCGGGCAAGGGCGATATCAAGAACATCGTCTTCGGCATCAACCACAAGGACATCGGCGACGAAGACCGGATCGTCTCCGCCGCCTCCTGCACCACCAACGCCATCGTGCCCGCCCTGAAGGCGCTGAACGACCAGTACGGCGTCGAGCACGGCCACGTGGAGACGGTGCATGCCTACACCAACGACCAGAACCTGATCGACAACTACCACAAAGGTGATCGCCGGGGCCGCAGTGCCGCGCTGAACATGGTCCTCACCGAGACCGGCGCCGCCAAGGCGGTGGCCAAGGCCGTACCGGAGCTGGCCGGCAAGCTCACCGGTAACGCCATCCGGGTGCCCATCCCGAACGTCTCCATGGCCATCCTGAACCTGCGCCTGCTGGAGGACGTCTCCGCCGATGGGCTCAACGACTACCTGCGGGTCATGTCGCTGAACTCTTACATGCAGAAGCAGCTGGACTACGTGGACTCCTCCGAGGTGGCCTCCTCGGACTTTGTCGGCAACCGCCACGCGGGCATCGTGGACGCCAAGGCCACTCTGGCCAGCGGCAAGAATGCCGTGCTCTACGTCTGGTACGACAACGAGTTCGGCTACAGCTGCCAGGTGGTGCGTATCCTGCAGCACATGTCCAACGTGCACTTCCTGAAGTTCCCCCGGGAGACCCAGCCCGAGGCGGAGAAGGCCGTCTCCTGAGGCGGGCTGGCAGGGTGTCCCGTCGTCCACGGCTGACGGAACAGGTCCACGCCCGGTTGGCCGCACACCTGCGTGGCGGCGACCGGGCGGTGGACGCCACCGCCGGCAACGGGCACGACACCCTGTTCCTGGCGCGGCAGGTGGGCGGCCAGGGCCAGGTCTGGGCCTTCGATGTGCAGTCGCAGGCCCTCATGGCAACGCGGAAGCGCCTGCAGCAGGCCGGGCTGGCGGACCGGGTTAATCTGGTACACGCCGGCCATCAGGCCTTGTCCCGCCACCTCCCCGCAACGACCCTGGGGCAGGTGAAGGCGGTGGTTTTCAACCTGGGCTACCTGCCCGGGGGTGACCACGCCCTTATCACCCGTCCGGAGACCACGTTAGCCGCCCTGAATTCGGCCTGGGAAGCGTTGGCCCCGGCCGGGGTCATCAGTCTGATGATCTACCGTGGTCACCCCGGCGGCGCGGCGGAGTTCGATGCCGTCGCCGACTGGTGCCGAAGCCGGGGCATTGAACCCGAGGCGCCGGATGGCCCGGCCCGGTCACCGAAAGCGCCGATCTGGTGGCTGCTGACACGGTGTGGCACCCGCGACGTTCAGCCTGACGCCGGGGGTGCTCCCGCGGCTTCTTCTGCCGGCTGATCCACGGCACCCGCGCGCAGTAGCAGGAACGGCAGGTCCACCCGCTCCAGGAGCCGGGTAATCATGCCTCGCTCTTCCTCGCTGCCGTCCTGGGTGCGACTGATCAGCAACGCACCGATCTGCTCCTGCAATAGGGCCTTGAGCAGGCCGTTCTCGTCCGGCGGGTACACCACCCGCAGCCGGGCCGAGACACCTCGCGTCTCCAGCCAGTCGGTAATCTCCGCCAACCGCTGATCCTTGAGCTCACCCGTCTCCGGGGGCAAGACGAGCAACGTGTATTCGCGTCCGTCCCCACCGACCCGCAGGGCAGCGTCCAGGGCCTGTTCGGCGTGCTCATCGGCCCGCACCACTATTCCGGTGACGGCGCGTTCGGGCCAGGTCCCCAGCAACAGCGAGCAGGGCGCCAGGTGAATCAACTGCCGCGCGTTGGAGCCCAGCGAGCGGGCCCGGCCACTGGCCCAGCCGGTGCGCCCAAGCACCAGCAGGTCGCTGTCCCGTGCTTCGGACAGGGCGGCCGCCACCACCCGATCACGCAACACCTGTAACGCGACCTCCCGGCGTTCGTGGGCCAGCGCCCGGCGGATTGCCGCTCGCACTAGCTGCGCCCGGTCCTGCAGGCGCGCCTCCAGGGTATCACTGGCCAGGGGCCGCGCCACGCCGGTGTACGCACCCACCTCGCGCGTGAACGGCAGCCCGGCGCTACGCAGCAGGTCGCGATCTTCCACATACAGACCCCGCAGTTCCACGTCGCCGTCCCGCAGCAGGGTCAATGCAGCACGCAGTGCCTCGGTGCTGGCCAGCGAGGCGTCGAGCATAATCAGCGCGCGCCGGAAAAGCCTGGCGCGGGGGGGTGCCTCAGGCCGCCGCCGTTCAGTCATCGCGGCCCCCGCCGTTGCCGTTACCCTCCCGGTGCTTCGCCGACCCGCTGTCGCCTTCGTTACCGTTGTCCTTGCCGCTGTGACGCTGTACCGACTCGGCAAAAGCGGCCAGCCGGTCGGCCACAAGGCGGTTCAGGCTGCCTTCCGGGTAAACGCCGTCCTCATCCGGTGCACCCACCGACATGCCCGTGATCAGCTCCAGCGCCTCGTCCACGTGGCGGATGGGGTAGACGTGGAAACGGCCGGCCGCAACGGCCTCGCGCACCGGCCGGTGCAGCATGAGGTGCGGCACATTGGTGGCCGGCAGTAACACCCCCTGTCCCTCCACCCCGCCGCGGGCCTCGCAGACCTCGAAAAAGCCCTCAATCTTTTCATTGACGCCCCCCACAGCCTGCACCTCGCCATGCTGGTTGACGGAACCGGTGACAGCCAGCGACTGCTGGAGCGGGACCCCGGCGATAGCGGAGACGAGGGCGCACAACTCGGCCACGGAGGCGCTGTCCCCCTCCACACCGCCGTAGGACTGTTCGAAGGCCAGGCTGGCCGACAGGGACAATACGCCCTCCCGGGCGTAGCGGGTCGCCAGGTAGCGGGAGAGGATCATGACCCCCTTGGAGTGAATATTGCCGCCGAGCTTCGCCTCGCGTTCAATATCCAGCACCTGACCGCGACCGGCACGGGCGGTGGCGGTGATTCGGGTCGGCCGCCCGAAGGCCTGGTCGCCCAGGTGCAACACCGACAAGCCGTTGACCTGGGCCACCGCCTCGCCCGTGGTGTCGATCATCACCGTGCCACGCTCGATGAACTCCAGCGTGCGCTCACGGATGCGGCCACCCCGGTAACGCTGCTGCCCGATGGTTCGCTCCACGTGCGCGGCCTCGATCTGCGCGGCCTCGTCACGCCCGGCCCAGTAATCGGCCTCCATCAGCAGGTCACGCAGCATGCGCGCCTGCGCGGTCAGCTTCTCCTGGTCATCGGCCAGGCGCCCGGCCTGTTCGATGATCCGCCCGACCGCCGGCGCTGTGAGCGGACGCAAGGCGTCGCGCCGGGCCATGGTGGCCAGCATGCGGGCGTAGGCACGCTGGCTCTCGTCGGTCCTGGGCACCTCGTCCTCGAAGTCGGCCTGCACCTTGAACAGGTCGAGGAAATCGGGGTCGTAGGCGGCCAGCAGGTAGTAGAGGAAACGGTCCCCCACCAGCGCCACCTTCACGTCCAGCGGAATGGGCTCCGGCTCCAGGCTGACCGTGCTGGCCAGCCCATACAGGCGCTCCAGTGACTGGATGCGTACGGTGTGAGCACTGAGCGCCCGCTTCAGGCTCTCCCAGGCCATGGGTTGCTGCAGCACCCGCAGGGCATCCAGCACCAGGTAGCCGCCGTTGGCCCGGTGCAGGGCACCGGCGCGGATCAGGGTGAAATCGGTCATCAACGCGCCCTGGTGGACGTAGTGTTCGATAC from Alkalispirillum mobile includes the following:
- the motA gene encoding flagellar motor stator protein MotA — translated: MKLILGIIIVLVSVMVGYTAHGGNLAVLWQPFEVLIIFGAAGGAFLIANPMKVIKHVVSSVPKIMGGPPYRKQHYMDLLALLYEVFQKTQRDGLLSIEQDVDAPHESELFQRYPSVLKDPDALHFLCDYLRLMVGGNMNPFELENLMDVELETHHEEAELPAHAVNRVADALPGFGIIAALLGIVIAMGEIDGPVQQIGSLVAAALIGTFIGILAGYSIVGPLGVAMEHRAREKAKYLEVIKVTIMAILNGYKPVVAVEFGRKAMYEAERPSFEELENHVKGEST
- a CDS encoding HDOD domain-containing protein, which translates into the protein MSMTTPNRLLDWVERLDGEVLPRHPALAPDFGATSAQLTWQLQQDPAAVLGLLRRASSVRHRHLDSRLEGTEEALIMLGRNGIEASWSELPRGDELLSGPALERYFRCHARAVHAARQAQEWVRQRHDLRPSEVADATLLRHVGELMLRAHAPQTMAEVDALAADPRLDAEAETAVLGFTLQDLAVSLGNRWRLPHLALEDLSGVRPLSQRTQALSLALRLARVAETELASAQLPAMFDALDAYLGGEPGHARATTLETARTIHAQTPDPVGWSPTLGLDDRPTAPPGTPGFCLAPRPDIRARVEDELRNSEFDRARLELLTRHRLDNREAVMISLILTGLHDGLGLNRTLFLRPSRTGGELQLYLQRGALGDPRLHELTVSTAASPLLREITANPPAYRICQAERAEDRLPGALQTFNGGQPCLLAAIPVHGRLAGVIYADRHFPDCRLTAAVAREFRRICELGSQRLQALAEEKHHLS
- a CDS encoding histidine triad nucleotide-binding protein, coding for MSDCLFCRMVSGELKPDVVHETDDVLAFRDINPQAPLHVLVIPKKHIATVNDIQIEDEALIGQLYRAAAHVARQEGVAEKGYRTVMNCNADAGQEVFHLHLHVVGGRKLKWPPG
- the recR gene encoding recombination mediator RecR; this encodes MRYSPLIDQLIESLRCLPGVGPRSAQRMAFHLLQRERDGGRRLAGAIRDAVDQVGQCRQCRVLTEEPVCGLCSSDKRDRGLLCIVEGPADVFALEQATGYRGLYFVLMGRLSPLDGVGPEALGLDLLEERLAGGEVQEVILATSPTVEGEATSHYIAELAHEHGVRTTRIAHGVPMGGELEYVDSGTLSHAFAGRRDYD
- a CDS encoding YbaB/EbfC family nucleoid-associated protein, whose amino-acid sequence is MRGGIGNMMKQAQKLQQELQKAQEEIAKMEVTGESGGGMVSVTINGKHEARRVNIDPSLFEDDREMVEDLVAAAFNDAVHKLQQESQSRMSGLSEGMGLPPGFKMPF
- the dnaX gene encoding DNA polymerase III subunit gamma/tau, whose translation is MAYQVLARKWRPRTFAEMAGQEHVLRALINALEQQRLHHAYLFTGTRGVGKTTVARILAKCLNCEQGVAAEPCGKCDACLELDAGRFVDLIEVDAASRTKVEDTRELLDNVQYAPTRGRYKIYLIDEVHMLSGHSFNALLKTLEEPPPHVKFLLATTDPQKLPVTILSRCLQFNLKNLPGSLIAEYLRTVVDQEQLEAEPAALARLGQAAQGSMRDALSLLDQAIAFGAGCVREGEVCAMLGTIDRGFVLEALEALADSDGQALLQVTARMSERAPDFGDALDEMLHCLHQVALCQVVPGAVPEDQPDAERLKALAARLPAEDVQLYYQLALNGRRDLPLAPEARTGFEMVLLRMLAFQPVGVVVEAEPGAAAEPGTAPKAAAGEAAAPATQPARPEKPEVGGATASGADAPDQPASPLDSRREALMRAARGQIAPEATGSAQGPATGPAPSATKPPKAGPADAQPAPEGVAPEPDAPEPPPWAEGPPPTDDEPPPWGEPLASPQADAPLAAEPARPDDAEGEDGTTVAPVTSAPGQPLEITADNWPWTARALPLEGALRQFAAHCEWVGEEEGRVILRLDEQHEMLRTPGLESEFSAVLGEALGRAVRLDIRQGAPQRETPAAVARRERAERLRAAQASLEQDPNVAGLRQRFGAELLPDTIRPHDGA
- the yidD gene encoding membrane protein insertion efficiency factor YidD, which produces MRKNPLTYLLIGIVRFYQYVISPMIGPRCRYWPTCSAYAVEALQLHGPFRGGWLALRRFLRCHPWGGHGVDPVPGSEGRTTGPCRCAPPEDRKPGHHRDA
- a CDS encoding glyceraldehyde-3-phosphate dehydrogenase — encoded protein: MSQQHLDTVFQEWQDNEARAEEMIPLLGTLYRKYNIVTSLYGRSLINQSVIRILKDHRFVKKIEGTELSVCDTLPVVRTMVALNLAPAHVDVGKLAVAFKNSGEDDVEAFLRRELADIVDGHDPEGNTGEPKDVVLYGFGRIGRLLARILVEKAGGGSLLRLRAVVVRGKGGDLEKRASLLRRDSVHGPFGGSITVDEANNTLVINGNRVRFIYADDPSEIDYTTYGIDNAIVVDNTGKWRDRDGLSQHLACNGVSKVLLTAPGKGDIKNIVFGINHKDIGDEDRIVSAASCTTNAIVPALKALNDQYGVEHGHVETVHAYTNDQNLIDNYHKGDRRGRSAALNMVLTETGAAKAVAKAVPELAGKLTGNAIRVPIPNVSMAILNLRLLEDVSADGLNDYLRVMSLNSYMQKQLDYVDSSEVASSDFVGNRHAGIVDAKATLASGKNAVLYVWYDNEFGYSCQVVRILQHMSNVHFLKFPRETQPEAEKAVS
- a CDS encoding tRNA (mnm(5)s(2)U34)-methyltransferase, encoding MSRRPRLTEQVHARLAAHLRGGDRAVDATAGNGHDTLFLARQVGGQGQVWAFDVQSQALMATRKRLQQAGLADRVNLVHAGHQALSRHLPATTLGQVKAVVFNLGYLPGGDHALITRPETTLAALNSAWEALAPAGVISLMIYRGHPGGAAEFDAVADWCRSRGIEPEAPDGPARSPKAPIWWLLTRCGTRDVQPDAGGAPAASSAG
- a CDS encoding universal stress protein; amino-acid sequence: MTERRRPEAPPRARLFRRALIMLDASLASTEALRAALTLLRDGDVELRGLYVEDRDLLRSAGLPFTREVGAYTGVARPLASDTLEARLQDRAQLVRAAIRRALAHERREVALQVLRDRVVAAALSEARDSDLLVLGRTGWASGRARSLGSNARQLIHLAPCSLLLGTWPERAVTGIVVRADEHAEQALDAALRVGGDGREYTLLVLPPETGELKDQRLAEITDWLETRGVSARLRVVYPPDENGLLKALLQEQIGALLISRTQDGSEEERGMITRLLERVDLPFLLLRAGAVDQPAEEAAGAPPASG